A region of Enoplosus armatus isolate fEnoArm2 chromosome 14, fEnoArm2.hap1, whole genome shotgun sequence DNA encodes the following proteins:
- the LOC139296342 gene encoding sodium- and chloride-dependent GABA transporter 3-like, whose amino-acid sequence MDDVLDLQKNKARRRRSEKQRRAGDRGQWASKAEYILVVVGNVVGLGNVWRFPYLCYKNGGGAFLVPYGLLAVVCGIPLFLLETSVGQYTQEGFITCWSKICPLAQGIGYGNIIIKLYDFCYIMIQVWALLYLVFSFRSQLPWATCENTWNTANCVGLQMLDSASTNVTNQTMLSNTTSAATEFWERQVLAMSGGIEELGSVRWELALCLLACWVFCYFCIWKGVRSSGKVVYFTAVFPYVMLLILLIRGLTLPGAWEGIHFYLYPDLNRLASLEVWIEAGSQICFSYSVTIGTLNVLGSYNHYNNNCYKDCFWLCLLNSGTSFVAGFVVFSVLGFMAHQQGVTVNNVVESGPGLAFIAYPQATAMMPWPQFWTVCFFLMLFFLSVDTHFVTVECFITSISDLFPKVFRKPGRHEMLVLFICSSFFLIHQLLVTEGGIYIFQLMDYYAATRACSYFMALSECLALAWSFGADRVIDIIEDMTGHRPSVFFKLCWKYIIPLLSLISFILYLVDYKHLKINDRYVYPDWAYALGWTMTLSSVLMVPLWAAGQMFLTAGTFRQRLSLLCRPAEDVAWQTESGKPEEEATAVELRSSEVTA is encoded by the exons atggACGATGTTCTTGAtcttcagaaaaacaaagccagaagaagaagaagtgaaaagcagagaagagctggagacagaggacagtGGGCCAGTAAAGCTGAATATATTCTGGTTGTTGTAGGAAATGTGGTCGGCCTGGGCAACGTGTGGAGATTTCCTTACCTCTGCTACAAGAATGGTGGAG GTGCCTTTCTGGTGCCATATGGTCTGCTAGCTGTGGTGTGTGGGATACCTCTGTTCCTACTGGAGACCTCAGTTGGTCAGTACACCCAGGAAGGATTCATCACCTGTTGGAGCAAAATATGTCCACTGGCACAAG gaattgGATATGGCAACATTATAATCAAACTGTATGACTTCTGCTACATTATGATCCAAGTCTGGGCTCTCCTCTACCTGGTGTTCTCATTCAGATCCCAGCTCCCCTGGGCCACCTGTGAGAACACCTGGAATACAG ctaactgtGTGGGTCTTCAGATGTTGGATTCTGCCTCaacaaatgtgacaaatcaGACCATGTTGTCTAACACCACCTCTGCTGCTACTGAGTTCTGGGA ACGGCAGGTGTTGGCCATGTCTGGAGGCATTGAGGAGCTGGGCAGTGTGAGATGGGAGCTGGCCTTGTGTCTTCTGGCCTGCTGGGTGTTCTGCTACTTCTGTATCTGGAAAGGTGTCAGATCTTCTGGAAAG gttgtgTACTTCACTGCCGTTTTCCCCTATGTGATGCTCCTAATACTGCTCATCAGGGGTTTGACTCTACCTGGAGCCTGGGAAGGGATCCACTTCTACCTGTATCCAGACCTGAACCGCCTGGCTAGCCTCGAG GTCTGGATAGAGGCGGGATCTCAAATATGCTTCTCCTACAGCGTGACTATAGGAACTCTGAATGTTTTGGGCAGCTATAACCACTACAATAACAACTGTTATAA GGACTGCTTTTGGCTCTGTCTGCTGAACAGTGGGACCAGTTTTGTTGCTGGATTTGTTGTCTTCTCTGTACTTGGATTCATGGCTCATCAACAGGGTGTTACTGTCAACAATGTGGTTGAGTCAG GTCCAGGTTTGGCCTTCATTGCTTACCCTCAGGCAACAGCTATGATGCCTTGGCCGCAGTTCTGGACTGTCTGCTTCTTCctgatgctttttttcctcagtgttgACACACAT TTTGTGACAGTCGAGTGTTTTATCACCTCAATAAGCGACTTGTTTCCGAAAGTGTTTCGTAAACCTGGAAGACACGAGATGCTCGTccttttcatctgttcatccTTCTTCCTCATACATCAGCTGTTGGTCACTGAG GGAGGGATTTACATATTTCAGCTTATGGATTATTATGCCGCTACCAGGGCTTGTAGTTATTTCATGGCTTTATCTGAGTGTCTGGCTCTGGCCTGGAGTTTTG GTGCTGACCGTGTGATTGACATCATTGAGGACATGACAGGACATAGACCTTCTGTTTTCTTCAAACTGTGCTGGAAATACATCATTCCTCTTCTGTCACTG ATTTCCTTTATCCTGTACCTGGTTGATTACAAACACCTCAAGATTAACGACAGGTACGTGTATCCTGACTGGGCGTACGCACTAGGATGGACCATGACCCTGTCCTCTGTTCTCATGGTGCCACTGTGGGCAGCTGGACAGATGTTTTTGACAGCAGGAACCTTCAGACAG CGTTTGTCCCTCCTCTGTCGTCCTGCTGAAGATGTAGCCTGGCAGACGGAAAGTGGAAAACCGGAAGAAGAGGCGACGGCAGTCGAACTGAGGTCGTCAGAAGTGACGGCTTAA
- the pold3 gene encoding DNA polymerase delta subunit 3: MDELYLDNIDEFVNDHNKIVTYKWLSLTLGVHVNTAKQMLYHYLDHKRKESSPQLHATYLVSGKFVDNGQTSHKVSVVKEDQLEDVKSKMSLVVSVHVYSVQKALLKDSGPLYSVDYDAVKDNLKNCSRYSAIRCASAVPMSSLELQQAREIHRAPTPEPENNKKPGMNGEANLASKPSTKPQKGIMGMFANKTTPKNQDSGKDIKSEQKEDAPVVDAPKSKPAANPMLNFFGSQAPKKPDKTVKEEEAAKSSSSAEQRRLSSQPEEKQEAAAVEPPKDTKKDSRSKSKRIEASDSEEEKMEKKKRRRIKKPEPDSSDEDVIPDSPQQMETREPSPKKEIKPVSHHSEMKTRKRRRVLKSRTFLDDEGCIVTEKGYESESYSETEDDFQATKQAPKDLVPAKPPASNKEDQKRSQKKTLANANKGNKQASIMGFFQKK, from the exons ATGGACGAGCTTTATTTGGATAACATTGACGAATTTGTCAACGACCACAACAAGATA GTGACCTATAAATGGCTGAGTCTCACTCTTGGAGTCCACGTCAACACAGCCAAACA AATGCTTTACCATTACTTGGATCACAAGAGGAAGGAAAGTTCACCTCAGCTCCATGCCACCTATCTTGTGTCGGGGAAGTTTGTGGACAATGGCCAAACG AGTCACAAGGTGTCAGTTGTGAAAGAGGACCAGTTGGAAG atgTCAAATCCAAGATGAGCTTGGTAGTCAGTGTCCATGTCTACAGTGTCCAGAAAGCTTTACTGAAAGACAGCGGCCCTCTGTACAGCGTCGACTATGATGCTGTGAAAGACAATCTGAAGAACTGCAGCAG ATACAGTGCGATCCGCTGTGCCAGTGCAGTTCCCATGTCTTCTCTGGAGCTGCAGCAAGCGAGAGAAATCCACCGAGCTCCTACACCAGagcctgaaaacaacaaaaaacctgGCATGAACGGAGAGGCTAATCTGGCTTCAAAACCTTCCACCAAGCCGCAGAAAGGCATCATGGGAATGTTTGCAAATAAGACTACTCCTAAGAACCAGGACAGTGGCAAAGACATTAAGTCGGAGCAGAAGGAGGATGCACCTGTG GTCGATGCCCCTAAAAGCAAACCAGCAGCCAATCCAATGCTGAACTTCTTTGGGAGTCAAGCACCAA AGAAACCAGACAAAActgtgaaggaggaggaagcagctaAGTCATCATCCTCAGCAGAGCAGCGACGTCTGAGTTCACAgcctgaagaaaaacaagaagctgctgcagtggagCCGCCGAAAGACACCAAGAAAGACtccaggag CAAAAGCAAGCGAATAGAAGCTTCTGACAgcgaggaggagaaaatggagaagaaaaagagacgAAGGATTAAAAAGCCGGAACCAGACAGCAGCGATGAAGATG TCATTCCAGATTCTCCACAGCAGATGGAAACAAGAGAACCAAGTCCTAAGAAGGAGATCAAGCCTGTTTCACAT CACTCTGAAAtgaagacgaggaagaggagaagagtcCTGAAGTCTCGTACCTTTTTAGATGACGAAGGATGCATCG tgacagagaaaggCTATGAGAGCGAATCGTACTCTGAAACAGAAGATGATTTTCAGGCAACCAAACAAGCTCCAAAAGATCTTGTTCCTGCAAAACCACCAGCAAGTAACAAAGAGGACCAGAAGAGGAGTCAGAAGAAAACTTTGGCAAACgcaaataaaggaaataaacaagCTTCCATTATGGGATTTTTCCAAAAGAAATGA